The following nucleotide sequence is from Candidatus Endomicrobium procryptotermitis.
CATAATCTCTTTTTCTTTCTATATTGTAAGCACTCAAAGTCAAACTGGCATTTTTATTTAAAATCCAAGGATCTGTCCAATCGATTTCATAGTTTTGTCTTCTAGCTCCGAACTCCCACATCAAATTAAGTCTCTGTCCTAAACCAAATAAATTCATATGCTGAAACTGTACTGACCCGACAAAATAATCCACGGAAGAATAGCCCGCTCCAGCGGTTATCATTCCAGGTTTTCCTTCGGTAATGCTGAAAACCAAATCCATAATATCCGAAGAACCCGTAGGGAGAATTTGTGGCTCTGCCGCTTCAATAAAACCGAGATTGTATATTTTTTCCATGCTTCTGCGCACTTTTCCAGCAGACAATACCTGCCCTTCTTTTACAAGAATCTCTCTTCTTATAACTTTTTCTTTCGTGCTTATAAGACCGTCAATGTAAATATTTCCTACATAAACGAGAGAGTTTTCCATAATAGAAAGATTTACATTGACGATTCCTTCTTCATCGCCTTTATTAAACACAGGTTCAATAACCGAGTGCAAATATCCCTTATTTGAGTATGCTTCATATATTCCCTGCATGCTTTCATATATTTTACTTTGATCAAAAACATCGCCTTTTTTAACCTTTATTATTTTTTTTATTTGTTTTTCACTGATGGCTTCATTCCCTCCATAACTGATTTCCCCCATATGGTATTTAACACCTTCGCTTATATTCAAAGTTATATACATCTGCGTGCGTTCTTCATTATAAGTCATCGATGACGTCACAAATTTATAATCCATAAAACCGTTATTTTTGTAAAAAGCTTCTATTGATCTCAAATCCGTCTGGTAAGTTTCTTCTTTGAACACTTTTTTATATTTTGTCTTCATAAGTTTAAGAACTTTTTTCTTTTTAAAAGAAATAACACCTTCGATATCTGTGCCTCCGATAGTTATTTTATTTCCTTCAGTTATGAGAAATGTGATTGTCATTTTATTTGTTTCTGAATCGACGGTAGGATAAACCTCTATATTGCAGTCGGCAAAACCGCGATCGCGGTAATAGGTAAGAATTTTTAATTTTGTCTCTTCAAATTTGGATAAATCATAATAATCTTTCTCTTTTAAAGTGCTCTGTCCTTTTAATTTTCCTTTTGAAAATTCTTTATTTCCTTTAAAATTTATTGTTTCTATATATGGTTTCTCACTAACCTCATACGTAAGTATTCCAGTTGTTGCGTCAAAACGGACTTCAACATTATCAAAAAAGCCCAATTCAAGAATCGATCTAACGTCTTCTTTTGCGGCTTCGGCTGAATATATTTTCCCTTTTTTAAGACTTATGGCCGACAAGACCGCTTTTTGTCTGACATTTCCCAAACCGTCAACGACAACCTGCAATATAACTCCAG
It contains:
- the bamA gene encoding outer membrane protein assembly factor BamA, whose product is MKKLLFIVILCFTFTTVLLADSGVILQVVVDGLGNVRQKAVLSAISLKKGKIYSAEAAKEDVRSILELGFFDNVEVRFDATTGILTYEVSEKPYIETINFKGNKEFSKGKLKGQSTLKEKDYYDLSKFEETKLKILTYYRDRGFADCNIEVYPTVDSETNKMTITFLITEGNKITIGGTDIEGVISFKKKKVLKLMKTKYKKVFKEETYQTDLRSIEAFYKNNGFMDYKFVTSSMTYNEERTQMYITLNISEGVKYHMGEISYGGNEAISEKQIKKIIKVKKGDVFDQSKIYESMQGIYEAYSNKGYLHSVIEPVFNKGDEEGIVNVNLSIMENSLVYVGNIYIDGLISTKEKVIRREILVKEGQVLSAGKVRRSMEKIYNLGFIEAAEPQILPTGSSDIMDLVFSITEGKPGMITAGAGYSSVDYFVGSVQFQHMNLFGLGQRLNLMWEFGARRQNYEIDWTDPWILNKNASLTLSAYNIERKRDYAKTTDAYKESRVGASMRIGPRISDYIGLLFGYTYEHVRIFEIDNSVKQDIEAATDLSRDRTSSIMAQAVYDSRDYIFDASKGNRQVANVQFAGGPLGGNVNFIKGTIRSSWFFPTFWKFVLSFNLNAGYISAYGGHDTVPIYEKFYIGGADTVRGYKYRTEIGPYDGGIFMTVANIEYKFPIVAEKGRTILQGAFFYDIGGTWEKMEDINFSVGTGQNNLRSGVGFGIRFATPVFPLRLDWGYGLNHKEGETLQQFYFTIGNVF